Proteins encoded together in one Verrucomicrobiota bacterium window:
- a CDS encoding alpha/beta hydrolase: MSANHGSADWPQSANGGWLEPADGRSPFWSCVPLVPNGATVSKLAIAGPSNDATGMATFVLVHGGYMDSATWNQLTHSNDYPKGERLGGSCWRLTETLLLNAGHSVYAPDLLDEYSHSLTEHVNQVCDIISQEDLHGIVLVGHSYGGMVITGIAAQVPERIRQMVYLEANVPDPGQSLFDILGLAGFEPEKVIEGTPSAYVEKISYNPEALERLDRSYIRCTESDFLSVTEIMVRKIDFDRGDWKYFELPTSHSAQVTMPAGLNDILQSLIVQQSK, translated from the coding sequence TTGAGCGCAAACCATGGTAGCGCGGATTGGCCTCAATCGGCAAACGGTGGTTGGTTAGAGCCCGCAGATGGACGTTCACCTTTCTGGTCCTGCGTGCCGTTGGTGCCCAACGGCGCTACCGTTTCAAAGCTTGCGATAGCAGGCCCCTCCAACGACGCTACTGGCATGGCTACCTTCGTCTTGGTTCATGGGGGATACATGGACTCCGCAACATGGAACCAACTGACGCACTCCAATGACTATCCCAAAGGCGAGCGGTTAGGAGGATCTTGCTGGCGGTTAACAGAAACTCTCCTTCTAAACGCCGGACACAGCGTCTACGCCCCAGATCTACTGGACGAGTATTCCCACAGCCTCACTGAACATGTGAACCAGGTCTGTGACATTATTTCCCAGGAAGACCTCCATGGCATCGTGCTTGTTGGTCACAGTTACGGAGGGATGGTCATCACGGGTATTGCTGCCCAAGTGCCGGAACGTATCCGCCAAATGGTCTACCTCGAAGCGAATGTTCCCGATCCGGGACAGTCTCTTTTCGACATTCTCGGATTGGCCGGCTTCGAGCCAGAGAAGGTAATCGAAGGAACGCCTTCCGCCTACGTAGAAAAGATCTCCTACAATCCCGAGGCTCTTGAACGACTTGATAGGTCTTACATACGCTGCACCGAGAGCGACTTCTTATCCGTCACCGAAATCATGGTTCGCAAGATCGACTTCGACCGCGGCGATTGGAAATATTTCGAGCTGCCAACCAGCCACTCTGCCCAGGTGACGATGCCAGCGGGGCTAAACGACATCCTACAAAGTCTAATTGTCCAACAGAGTAAGTGA
- a CDS encoding DUF1800 family protein, with the protein MLRTPAQTFLLLPLVFLYAAAQVPSAIGGSGLDLDGDGMSDLWEAQFQARGLLPNGDDDGDGKTNLFESQSGTDPFDPQSQLVVDVSRVDRINRVMDLTFDDVVGKRYQVRGSQDLESWQDLEGPFTGSGVRNINSYSSPTVMPKTFFARVDVQEMDVDGDGLTAYEELLLGFSDSNPYSVSSSSQNDYARAVEQFSNGQSFTLEGRTVSGQLPTPEEASRFLLQAGMGADYELIQQVAQTGFSSWIENEFVQPPNYHLPRVLSFLYTVQDDNGETLSISNFLWSWWDINMRGQDMLRQRTAYALSQIFVASMVGSDELEDSPWGLADYYDVLVRNSFGNFENLLYEVTYHPVMGLYLSHVRNRKANPVTNRFPDENYAREILQLFSIGLYELNQDGTRRKDPSGNDIPTYSNADIREFARIFTGLTYDGSNVAGIPYGLDPGDDATILNEAEFLEADPYFNNPMQVFEPAHDTGSKQLLSYTTVNGVFVNGLVPGGLTTDQDIQAALQNIFNHPNVGPFIGKQLIQRLVKSNPSPAYIRRVAMAFNDNGQGVRGDMKSVIRAILLDPEARNRGFLNDPTNGRLREPYMRYLHLCRAFNLSSSSGFYRNLGIEARMAFQQQPLAAPSVFNFYLPNHSPLGPLNAAGLVAPEFQITTASTTIATMNFWLGATFYGEAIQFDEDLGQYESVFDLETEYEIADSDHAALVDRFDLILTYGSMSSSAKNLLVSLLDQAQSQGFDSWDRVHLLLYLFVNSPEFSVLR; encoded by the coding sequence ATGCTCAGGACCCCAGCGCAAACCTTTCTTCTTCTACCACTAGTCTTTCTCTACGCTGCCGCGCAGGTGCCCTCTGCGATTGGAGGGTCTGGTCTCGACCTCGATGGAGACGGAATGAGTGACCTCTGGGAGGCTCAATTTCAGGCAAGAGGGTTGTTGCCAAATGGTGATGATGATGGTGACGGAAAAACAAATCTTTTTGAGAGTCAGAGCGGCACAGATCCGTTCGATCCGCAGAGCCAACTCGTCGTCGATGTGTCAAGGGTTGACCGGATAAACCGTGTGATGGACCTAACGTTTGATGATGTGGTTGGCAAACGATATCAAGTTCGTGGTAGCCAGGATTTGGAGAGTTGGCAGGACTTGGAAGGACCGTTCACTGGTTCTGGCGTCAGGAATATCAACTCCTATTCTTCCCCCACGGTCATGCCGAAAACCTTTTTTGCAAGGGTTGATGTTCAGGAGATGGACGTCGACGGCGACGGTTTGACTGCCTACGAGGAGTTGCTTCTTGGGTTCTCGGATTCGAATCCTTACTCAGTCAGTTCAAGCTCGCAGAACGACTACGCTAGGGCGGTCGAACAATTCAGCAACGGTCAGAGTTTTACGTTGGAGGGAAGGACGGTTTCCGGTCAGCTGCCAACGCCCGAGGAGGCATCACGATTTCTCCTTCAGGCCGGGATGGGTGCCGACTATGAGCTGATCCAACAAGTTGCTCAGACGGGTTTCTCCTCGTGGATCGAGAACGAATTCGTTCAACCTCCGAATTACCATCTGCCACGGGTGCTCAGTTTTCTGTATACCGTTCAGGACGATAATGGAGAAACCTTGTCGATCTCCAACTTTCTCTGGAGTTGGTGGGATATCAATATGCGTGGTCAAGACATGCTTCGCCAGAGAACTGCCTACGCCTTAAGCCAAATTTTTGTAGCTTCCATGGTGGGTAGTGATGAGCTGGAGGATAGTCCGTGGGGTTTGGCGGACTACTACGATGTTCTGGTCCGCAATTCCTTTGGGAACTTCGAAAACCTTCTCTACGAAGTTACATATCATCCAGTGATGGGGCTGTACCTGAGTCACGTGAGGAATCGAAAGGCTAATCCGGTCACAAACCGTTTTCCGGATGAAAATTATGCGCGGGAGATTCTTCAGCTCTTCTCGATTGGCCTCTATGAACTGAATCAGGATGGAACTCGTCGAAAAGACCCATCAGGAAACGATATTCCGACTTACTCGAACGCGGACATTCGCGAGTTTGCTCGGATATTCACGGGTCTAACCTACGACGGCTCAAACGTGGCAGGAATTCCGTACGGACTGGATCCGGGTGACGATGCCACGATTCTCAACGAGGCAGAGTTTTTGGAAGCTGATCCCTATTTCAACAACCCTATGCAGGTGTTTGAGCCCGCTCACGACACTGGGTCAAAGCAACTACTCAGCTACACAACGGTAAATGGGGTGTTTGTGAATGGTCTTGTGCCAGGAGGGCTAACGACGGATCAAGATATCCAGGCAGCTCTACAGAATATCTTTAACCACCCGAATGTCGGACCGTTTATTGGGAAGCAGTTGATTCAACGCCTAGTGAAGAGCAACCCGAGTCCCGCCTACATCCGCCGGGTTGCTATGGCCTTCAATGACAATGGGCAGGGGGTGCGTGGTGACATGAAGTCGGTAATTCGTGCCATCCTTCTTGATCCGGAAGCGCGGAATCGTGGTTTTCTGAACGATCCGACCAATGGAAGACTACGGGAACCGTATATGCGCTACCTCCATTTGTGCCGGGCGTTCAATCTTTCGAGTTCGAGTGGATTTTATCGAAACCTGGGAATCGAAGCCCGCATGGCCTTTCAGCAGCAGCCACTCGCGGCGCCCAGTGTATTCAACTTTTACCTTCCCAACCATTCACCGCTTGGACCGTTGAATGCTGCGGGTTTGGTTGCGCCAGAGTTTCAGATCACGACAGCCTCGACGACAATCGCTACAATGAATTTCTGGCTGGGTGCTACCTTCTACGGTGAGGCAATTCAGTTTGACGAAGATCTTGGGCAATACGAATCGGTTTTTGACCTAGAGACGGAATATGAGATTGCGGATTCAGACCATGCGGCACTGGTCGACCGATTTGATCTTATTCTTACGTATGGCTCTATGAGCAGCTCTGCAAAAAACCTCTTGGTGTCGCTTTTGGATCAGGCGCAATCGCAAGGGTTCGATTCATGGGATCGAGTCCACCTTCTCTTGTATCTCTTCGTCAATTCTCCGGAATTCTCCGTCCTCCGCTAA
- a CDS encoding Orn/Lys/Arg decarboxylase N-terminal domain-containing protein translates to MIERTNKIPELHVLLVVDREHQGRAASRASQQLAEELRANRATVILADGLVDGQASMLSDPSFHGLLVPWELGGGDTGNRSAFELISLARSRNASIPIFLLADNAEGPVLSEDLLTLVSEMVWLLEDSTSFVVGRILAAARKYSRSILGPMASALIEFDLIHEYSWHTPGHTGGTAFQKSPAGRQFFDYFGEQLFRSDISISVGELGSLLDHSGPIGEGEKYAAQVFGAHRSYTVTNGSSTSNRIIWMACVGRDKPVLVDRNCHKSTEQGLTLTGGAPHYLLPTRNRYGIIGPIPPERLTPDKLASVDGPVYSIITNSTYDGLTYNVDRVVELLGQSVDRIHFDEAWYGYARFHSIYAGRFTMRGNPDSHPDDGPTLFATHSTHKLLAAFSQASFIHIRDGRNPVDHARFNESFMMHGSTSPFYPIIASNDVTCSMMDGKGGETLVGESILEAVAFRQTVMRIWRAHRERNDWFLRTWNPSEVSDGKGGTIPFDEADPAALENDPSHWVLRPGEAWHGFDLEDEYCMLDPIKVSLLTPGVGDDGSLDEEGIPAALLTAYLDERGIIVEKTTDFTILFLFSIGVTNAKWSTLVHALLAFKRDVDNNRPLADTIPHLATHYPGHGLRDLARTMMRHLIQSQQLSLQSEAFSVLPVQKMNPAEAYQHLVNNDVETITLKSAAGRIAATGLVPYPPGIPLVMPGENLGSNDDPFLAYLTALEEWDRFFPGFAHDIHGIEAVDGNYQLMVLKE, encoded by the coding sequence ATGATTGAAAGAACCAACAAAATCCCCGAGCTGCACGTGCTTCTCGTAGTCGATCGCGAACATCAGGGCCGCGCAGCCAGTCGCGCATCCCAACAGCTAGCCGAAGAGTTGCGGGCGAATCGGGCTACCGTCATTTTGGCCGACGGACTTGTAGACGGGCAGGCCTCAATGTTATCGGACCCCTCCTTCCATGGATTGCTGGTTCCCTGGGAGCTTGGTGGAGGAGATACAGGGAACCGAAGTGCATTTGAGCTTATCAGTCTTGCTCGGTCTCGAAATGCGTCTATTCCCATTTTCCTTCTCGCAGATAATGCCGAAGGGCCGGTTCTCTCAGAGGATCTTCTCACTTTAGTGTCGGAAATGGTGTGGCTTCTGGAAGACAGCACCTCTTTTGTCGTGGGACGCATACTTGCGGCCGCCCGCAAATACTCACGTTCAATTCTCGGTCCTATGGCCTCGGCCCTGATCGAATTCGATCTCATCCATGAGTATTCATGGCATACCCCAGGACACACTGGAGGCACTGCCTTTCAGAAATCGCCTGCTGGCCGCCAGTTTTTCGATTACTTTGGCGAACAACTCTTTCGATCCGACATATCCATCAGCGTCGGTGAGCTGGGATCTCTTCTGGACCATTCGGGGCCGATCGGAGAGGGAGAAAAATACGCCGCGCAAGTGTTTGGAGCGCACCGATCCTACACGGTCACCAACGGAAGCTCTACCTCGAATCGAATCATTTGGATGGCCTGTGTTGGTCGCGACAAACCCGTCCTTGTCGACCGCAACTGCCACAAGTCGACCGAGCAGGGCCTCACCCTCACTGGAGGTGCACCCCATTACCTGCTCCCTACGCGAAACCGCTATGGGATTATCGGCCCTATTCCTCCTGAACGTCTGACCCCAGACAAACTTGCCAGTGTTGATGGGCCCGTTTACTCAATCATTACGAATTCCACCTACGACGGGCTAACTTATAATGTTGACCGCGTAGTTGAATTACTGGGACAGAGCGTCGACCGTATACACTTCGATGAAGCATGGTATGGCTATGCTCGTTTCCATTCCATCTACGCTGGAAGATTTACCATGCGCGGAAACCCCGATAGCCATCCGGATGACGGCCCAACTCTTTTCGCCACCCACTCTACCCACAAGCTTTTAGCAGCCTTCTCTCAAGCATCATTCATCCATATCCGCGACGGAAGAAATCCGGTTGACCACGCACGATTCAACGAGTCCTTCATGATGCACGGATCTACCTCACCGTTCTATCCGATCATCGCCTCAAACGACGTGACCTGCTCAATGATGGATGGCAAAGGGGGAGAAACTTTGGTTGGTGAGTCCATTCTTGAAGCGGTTGCTTTCCGCCAGACTGTGATGCGCATCTGGCGCGCCCATCGGGAACGCAACGATTGGTTTCTTCGCACTTGGAACCCGTCGGAGGTATCCGACGGTAAAGGCGGCACTATTCCATTCGACGAAGCCGATCCGGCGGCTCTCGAAAACGATCCTTCCCATTGGGTGTTACGCCCCGGTGAAGCCTGGCATGGCTTCGATCTGGAGGACGAATACTGCATGTTGGATCCGATCAAGGTATCACTTCTCACCCCCGGGGTGGGCGACGACGGTAGCCTCGACGAGGAAGGAATACCCGCTGCTCTTCTAACCGCCTACCTGGACGAAAGGGGAATCATCGTGGAAAAGACAACGGACTTTACCATCCTCTTTCTCTTTTCGATCGGTGTCACGAACGCCAAGTGGAGCACCCTCGTTCACGCGCTACTCGCTTTCAAACGGGACGTCGACAACAACCGCCCGCTTGCTGACACGATTCCCCATCTTGCCACCCACTATCCGGGTCATGGCCTTCGCGATCTAGCGCGTACAATGATGCGCCATCTTATTCAAAGCCAACAGCTCAGCCTGCAATCCGAGGCCTTTTCTGTCTTGCCCGTGCAAAAGATGAACCCGGCGGAGGCCTATCAGCACCTAGTTAACAATGACGTAGAGACGATAACTCTGAAATCAGCAGCTGGCCGGATAGCGGCCACTGGACTCGTTCCCTACCCTCCCGGAATCCCTTTGGTGATGCCCGGTGAAAATCTCGGCAGTAACGATGATCCTTTTCTGGCCTACCTGACCGCACTTGAGGAATGGGATCGCTTCTTCCCTGGATTTGCTCATGATATCCACGGCATTGAAGCAGTGGACGGAAACTATCAACTGATGGTCCTAAAGGAGTAG
- a CDS encoding Orn/Lys/Arg decarboxylase N-terminal domain-containing protein has protein sequence MIERTNTINRLRVLVVNELLDSTRTIRGRAIRSLVEEIEALDLEVVEALSFADGQVVVENDASLSAVLVDWTADHENAGEARKLLSAIRRRNLRLPVVLMADRAQDHQIEVNDLSQANEFFWLLQDSAPFLAGRVVAAVKRYRDNLLPPFNRALLKYMEVEEYSWAAPGHQGGVAFTKSAPGRVFYDFFGENLFRTDSGIERSPLGSLLDHEGPLGEAETYAAQVFGAHRTYNVLNGTSASNRTIMTAVLRDGSIALCDRNCHKSIEQGLIQSGAIPTFLLPTRNRYGIIGPIPPVEYDSKEIKAKLATHPLKNLFRTESPDYAVVTNCTYDGMCVHAANVQELLAASTDRIHFDEAWFAYARFHPLYENRHAMRGAPADHPSDAPTVFATHSTHKLLAALSQSSFIHVRNGRNPIEHSRFNEAYCAQATTSPLYAMAASNEMGAAMMDGPAGKALLDEVILEAIHFRKALGRAHATFAKNGDWFFEPWNAPIVKDPRSGKEYPFTEAPDELLATEPSCWTLKPEEEWHGFKGLPEDWCLLDPVKPGILSPGMNMDGRMAAKGVPAAVVSSYLEARGIIPSRTTDFMILPLFSIGVTKGKWGSLVNALLNFKEDYDANLRLEHVLPKLVDADPGVYGPMGLRDLGEKMFSHMKENRIDRWQAEAFASLPRPDLAPREAYFQLQEGAADLLPLAEAAGRTAGVGLIPYPPGIPIVMPGENLGEADGPWISYLLALEESGRSFPGFEKVVEGAEIRDGKYNVWCLR, from the coding sequence ATGATTGAACGCACCAACACTATTAACCGTCTTCGAGTCTTAGTCGTCAACGAGCTACTCGATTCTACCCGCACTATCCGAGGTCGAGCGATCCGCTCACTGGTCGAAGAGATCGAGGCTCTCGATCTGGAGGTGGTCGAGGCACTCAGTTTCGCCGATGGTCAAGTCGTTGTCGAAAATGACGCCTCTCTCTCTGCGGTGCTAGTCGATTGGACAGCGGACCATGAAAACGCCGGCGAAGCGCGCAAACTGCTCTCAGCCATCCGTCGACGAAATCTTCGCCTGCCTGTGGTTCTCATGGCGGATCGCGCTCAGGACCATCAGATCGAGGTGAACGATCTTTCGCAGGCGAACGAGTTTTTCTGGCTCCTCCAGGATTCCGCCCCCTTCCTCGCCGGGCGGGTAGTGGCAGCGGTCAAGCGTTATCGGGATAACCTGCTTCCTCCGTTCAACCGGGCCCTTCTGAAATATATGGAGGTCGAGGAATACTCCTGGGCCGCCCCGGGCCATCAGGGAGGCGTCGCATTCACGAAGAGTGCGCCGGGTCGGGTTTTCTACGACTTTTTTGGAGAAAACCTCTTTCGGACCGATTCCGGGATAGAACGTTCTCCGCTCGGTTCGCTCCTTGACCATGAGGGACCGCTCGGCGAGGCCGAAACGTACGCTGCACAGGTTTTCGGAGCCCATCGCACCTACAATGTCCTCAACGGAACGTCTGCCTCCAACCGGACCATCATGACGGCCGTTCTGCGTGATGGTTCCATCGCTCTTTGTGATAGAAACTGCCACAAATCAATCGAGCAGGGGCTAATCCAATCTGGAGCCATCCCGACCTTCCTCCTCCCCACCCGTAATCGATATGGCATCATCGGGCCTATCCCTCCGGTGGAATACGATTCGAAAGAAATAAAGGCAAAACTCGCTACTCACCCGCTCAAGAATCTCTTCCGCACGGAGTCTCCTGACTATGCTGTAGTGACCAACTGCACCTATGACGGCATGTGCGTCCATGCCGCAAACGTGCAGGAACTGCTTGCGGCGAGCACCGACCGGATTCACTTCGACGAAGCGTGGTTCGCTTATGCCCGTTTCCATCCACTCTATGAGAATCGCCACGCAATGAGAGGCGCACCTGCCGATCATCCTTCAGATGCGCCGACCGTTTTTGCGACTCACTCCACCCACAAACTCCTCGCCGCTCTTTCGCAGTCCTCGTTTATCCACGTTCGCAATGGCCGCAACCCGATCGAACACAGTCGATTCAACGAGGCCTACTGTGCGCAGGCTACTACCTCTCCCCTTTATGCAATGGCTGCTTCAAACGAAATGGGGGCTGCCATGATGGACGGCCCAGCCGGAAAGGCACTTTTGGATGAGGTAATTCTTGAAGCCATTCACTTCCGCAAAGCTCTTGGTCGGGCGCACGCTACTTTTGCGAAGAATGGGGATTGGTTTTTCGAGCCTTGGAATGCACCAATTGTGAAAGACCCCAGGTCGGGCAAAGAATACCCTTTCACCGAGGCCCCCGATGAGCTGCTCGCTACCGAACCCTCTTGCTGGACATTGAAACCAGAAGAAGAATGGCACGGTTTCAAAGGCTTACCGGAAGACTGGTGTCTTCTCGATCCTGTGAAGCCCGGTATCCTTAGCCCTGGAATGAATATGGATGGACGCATGGCGGCGAAAGGTGTTCCCGCAGCTGTGGTTTCTTCCTATCTCGAAGCCCGCGGAATCATCCCTTCGCGAACAACTGACTTTATGATCCTGCCACTCTTTTCGATCGGAGTGACAAAAGGAAAATGGGGTTCACTGGTCAATGCGCTCCTCAACTTCAAAGAAGACTACGACGCGAACCTCCGCCTCGAACACGTGCTTCCGAAACTGGTCGACGCTGATCCGGGAGTTTATGGACCAATGGGTCTCCGTGACCTTGGCGAGAAAATGTTCTCCCACATGAAGGAGAATCGAATTGATCGTTGGCAGGCAGAAGCATTTGCCTCACTGCCTCGTCCTGACCTGGCGCCTCGGGAAGCTTATTTTCAGTTGCAGGAAGGCGCAGCTGATCTATTGCCGTTGGCTGAGGCTGCGGGGCGAACAGCCGGAGTCGGCCTGATTCCCTATCCTCCGGGTATCCCCATCGTTATGCCGGGCGAAAATCTTGGTGAGGCCGATGGACCGTGGATCTCTTATCTACTCGCCCTCGAGGAGTCCGGCAGATCTTTCCCTGGATTCGAAAAAGTCGTCGAAGGTGCTGAGATCAGAGATGGCAAATACAACGTTTGGTGCCTGCGTTGA
- the adiC gene encoding arginine/agmatine antiporter, translated as MSEVSEKHKVGVVAATIMVAGNIMGSGVFMLPANLASTGGIAIFGWLVTITGAIGLAMVYARMSSIDDSPGGSYAYAKKAFGPFVGYQTNLLYWLAGWIGNVALAVVGVGYLSYFFPIFDEPWVLGLSCVALMWLFTLINIIGPNLVAKVQTVTTILALIAIVGVAIIGWFSFSLDTYMDAWNVSGKDSFGAIQGVLNVTLWSFIGVETASVAAAVVKNPKKNVPIATIGGVVIAAVTYVLSCTAIMGAIPNDQLIKSQAPFADAAKIALGETGGAVVSFCAAVGCLGSLGGWILATAQSGKAAADDGLFPRIFGRANHKGVPVAGLLVVAVLMTIAQLLTISPTAAKEFGVISSIAVLMTVVAYLYVTGALILYLKQAKNRILTAVFIVISLAYCSWAVVGSDPKQVAWLAVILLISAALYSWNELSQERSATPKTRD; from the coding sequence ATGAGCGAAGTATCTGAAAAACACAAAGTCGGTGTGGTCGCTGCGACCATCATGGTGGCCGGCAACATTATGGGATCCGGCGTTTTCATGCTCCCGGCCAATCTCGCGTCCACTGGTGGCATAGCCATTTTTGGGTGGTTGGTAACCATCACCGGAGCTATCGGTCTGGCCATGGTCTATGCCCGGATGTCTTCGATCGACGATAGTCCGGGCGGGTCCTACGCCTACGCAAAGAAAGCTTTCGGACCATTCGTAGGCTACCAAACGAATCTTCTCTACTGGTTAGCAGGTTGGATTGGTAACGTTGCCTTGGCAGTGGTTGGTGTGGGTTATCTTTCCTACTTCTTTCCGATTTTTGATGAGCCATGGGTGCTTGGTCTTAGCTGTGTAGCACTTATGTGGCTGTTCACTTTAATCAATATCATCGGCCCGAATCTCGTGGCAAAGGTCCAAACAGTAACAACGATTCTTGCTCTTATCGCTATTGTCGGAGTCGCAATCATCGGTTGGTTCAGCTTCAGCCTCGATACATACATGGATGCTTGGAACGTGAGCGGAAAAGATTCTTTCGGGGCAATCCAAGGGGTGCTCAACGTGACTCTCTGGTCTTTTATCGGAGTCGAAACGGCCTCGGTTGCCGCAGCGGTCGTTAAGAATCCAAAAAAGAATGTACCCATTGCGACAATCGGCGGAGTGGTCATCGCAGCAGTGACCTACGTGCTCTCCTGCACTGCCATCATGGGGGCGATACCGAACGACCAGCTGATCAAATCCCAAGCACCTTTTGCCGACGCTGCGAAAATTGCCCTTGGTGAAACCGGTGGAGCCGTTGTTTCCTTCTGTGCAGCGGTTGGCTGCCTCGGATCTCTCGGAGGCTGGATTCTCGCTACTGCACAAAGCGGTAAGGCCGCGGCAGACGACGGTCTCTTCCCAAGAATCTTCGGAAGGGCTAATCACAAGGGCGTGCCCGTTGCTGGTTTGTTGGTAGTGGCTGTTTTAATGACGATTGCACAACTGCTCACTATATCACCGACGGCAGCCAAGGAATTCGGGGTTATATCCTCTATCGCCGTCTTGATGACGGTTGTCGCCTACCTGTACGTGACCGGCGCTTTGATTCTTTATCTGAAGCAAGCGAAAAACCGGATTCTCACCGCTGTCTTCATCGTAATTTCCCTCGCCTATTGCTCGTGGGCGGTCGTCGGATCCGATCCTAAACAAGTCGCCTGGCTAGCAGTCATCTTACTGATCAGCGCCGCTCTCTACAGCTGGAATGAGCTCTCTCAAGAACGATCGGCTACACCGAAAACGAGGGACTGA
- a CDS encoding DUF1501 domain-containing protein, protein MSSPISRRKFLGEAACAAVTATPLISTLLNLSMTNAMASGTGALGAGNDYRALVCILLAGGNDSFNMLVPRGATEYADYQGVRSNLALSQASLLPINGVYQGKTFGLHPGMPELASLFNSGDAAFVANVGTLVEPTTLGSYESGSARLPLGLYSHSDQIMHWQTSVPDSRSARGWGGRVADILQSANTNSRISMNISLAGTNTFQSGDQTVSYEILPDGNGAVLPDFLSGESPGLSAIAQTGVRSMMDLQYRNLFQETFAQRNRSAIDASNEFATALSGQALATTFSNTELSSALRMVARTIAARDTLGMKRQTFFVMMGGYDHHDELLNNHAAMLPVVSRALFEFNAAMKELNVHDCVTTFTASDFARTLTSNGRGSDHGWGGNQIVMGGAVNGGSIHGMYPDLGLGNSLDTGRGRLIPTLSTDEYFAELAQWFGVSSGQLNDIFPNLNRFYSGGASFPIGFLAS, encoded by the coding sequence ATGAGTAGCCCCATATCTCGAAGGAAGTTTCTCGGAGAGGCAGCGTGCGCAGCAGTGACCGCAACGCCTTTGATCTCCACGCTTCTCAACCTTTCGATGACCAACGCGATGGCATCGGGGACAGGAGCATTGGGTGCGGGCAACGACTATCGGGCCTTGGTTTGCATCCTCCTCGCTGGGGGGAACGACTCTTTCAACATGTTGGTGCCTCGCGGGGCCACCGAATACGCCGATTATCAAGGGGTTCGTTCCAATCTAGCGCTATCGCAGGCGAGTCTACTACCGATCAACGGTGTCTATCAGGGCAAGACTTTTGGCCTTCATCCGGGGATGCCGGAACTGGCCAGTCTGTTCAACAGTGGCGACGCGGCTTTCGTAGCGAACGTGGGCACACTGGTCGAACCGACCACTCTGGGTTCCTACGAATCGGGATCTGCTCGATTACCCTTGGGATTGTACTCACACTCCGATCAGATCATGCATTGGCAGACCAGTGTCCCCGATTCCCGATCCGCAAGAGGGTGGGGAGGTCGGGTCGCCGACATCCTGCAGAGTGCGAATACCAATTCGAGGATCTCGATGAATATCTCGCTGGCAGGCACCAACACGTTTCAATCCGGCGACCAAACGGTGAGCTACGAGATTCTTCCAGACGGAAACGGGGCCGTCCTGCCTGATTTTCTGTCAGGTGAATCGCCCGGATTGTCCGCAATCGCACAGACGGGAGTGCGGAGTATGATGGATCTGCAGTATCGTAACTTGTTTCAAGAAACCTTTGCGCAGAGAAATCGGAGTGCGATTGATGCGAGCAATGAGTTCGCTACCGCACTTAGTGGGCAGGCCCTGGCGACCACTTTTTCGAATACCGAGTTGTCGAGCGCTCTGAGAATGGTGGCCCGCACCATCGCAGCCCGCGATACACTTGGAATGAAACGGCAGACTTTTTTCGTGATGATGGGGGGTTACGATCACCACGATGAATTGTTGAACAACCATGCAGCGATGCTTCCGGTCGTCAGTCGGGCTCTCTTCGAGTTCAACGCAGCGATGAAGGAGCTCAACGTTCACGATTGTGTCACCACGTTTACGGCGTCTGATTTTGCGCGAACGCTCACGTCAAACGGCCGTGGCTCGGACCACGGATGGGGAGGGAATCAGATTGTGATGGGTGGAGCGGTGAACGGTGGTTCGATCCACGGAATGTATCCAGATCTTGGTCTTGGGAATTCGCTCGACACCGGGCGGGGGCGACTGATTCCGACCCTTTCGACCGACGAGTATTTCGCTGAGCTGGCCCAATGGTTCGGTGTGAGTTCTGGTCAGCTGAACGATATTTTTCCTAACTTGAACCGATTCTACAGTGGTGGAGCGAGCTTCCCAATCGGCTTCCTTGCCTCATGA